In Acinonyx jubatus isolate Ajub_Pintada_27869175 chromosome A3, VMU_Ajub_asm_v1.0, whole genome shotgun sequence, a genomic segment contains:
- the GPR75 gene encoding probable G-protein coupled receptor 75, producing MNSTDHLQDAPNTTLLHVRHSHGGNSTTLQEGLQDLIHTATLVTCTFLLAVIFCLGSYGNFIVFLSFFDPAFRKFRTNFDFMILNLSFCDLFICGVTAPMFTFVLFFSSASSIPDAFCFTFHLTSSGFIIMSLKTVAVIALHRLRMVLGKQPNRTASFPCTLLLTLLLWATSFTLATLGTLKTSKSHLCLPMSSLMAGEGRAILSLYVIDFTCCVAVVSVSYIMIAQTLRKNAQVRKCPPVITVDASRPQPFMGAPGKGAGDPIQCTMPALYRNQNYNKLQHIQTHGYTKSLNQMPTPGASRLQLVSAVNLSTAKDSKAVVTCVIIVLSVLVCCLPLGISLVQVVLSSNGSFILYQFELFGFTLIFFKSGLNPFIYSRNSSGLRRKVLWCLQYVGLGFFCCKQKTRLRAMGKGNLEINRNKSSHHETNSAYMLSPKPQKKFVDQACGPSHSKESVVSPKISAGHQHYGQSSSTPINTRIEPYYSIYNSSPSQEESSPHNLQPVNSFGFASSYIAMHYHTTNDLMQEYDSTSAKQIPVPSV from the coding sequence ATGAACTCCACGGACCACCTTCAGGACGCTCCCAACACCACCTTGCTCCACGTGCGTCACTCCCATGGAGGAAACAGCACCACACTACAGGAGGGCCTCCAGGACCTCATCCACACCGCCACCTTGGTAACCTGCACTTTTCTACTCGCAGTCATCTTCTGCCTGGGCTCTTATGGCAACTTCATTGTCTTCTTGTCCTTCTTTGACCCAGCTTTCAGGAAATTCAGAACCAACTTTGATTTCATGATCCTGAACCTGTCCTTCTGTGACCTCTTCATCTGTGGAGTGACAGCCCCCATGTTCACCTTTGTGTTGTTCTTCAGCTCAGCCAGTAGTATCCCAGATGCTTTCTGCTTCACCTTCCATCTCACCAGTTCAGGCTTCATAATCATGTCCCTCAAGACCGTGGCAGTGATTGCCCTGCACCGGCTCCGCATGGTGTTGGGGAAGCAGCCCAATCGCACAGCCTCCTTTCCCTGCACCCTGCTCCTCACTCTGCTTCTCTGGGCCACCAGTTTCACTCTTGCCACCTTGGGCACCCTGAAAACCAGCAAGTCCCACCTCTGCCTTCCCATGTCCAGTCTGATGGCCGGAGAAGGGAGAGCCATTTTGTCTCTGTATGTGATCGACTTTACCTGTTGTGTCGCTGTGGTATCTGTCTCTTACATCATGATCGCTCAGACGCTGCGGAAAAATGCTCAAGTCAGAAAGTGCCCCCCTGTGATCACAGTAGATGCTTCCAGACCACAGCCTTTCATGGGGGCCCCTGGAAAGGGGGCTGGAGATCCCATCCAGTGCACCATGCCGGCTCTCTACAGGAACCAGAATTACAACAAACTGCAGCACATTCAGACCCATGGATACACCAAGAGTCTTAACCAGATGCCAACTCCGGGGGCCAGCCGGCTCCAGCTGGTCTCTGCTGTCAATCTCTCCACGGCTAAGGATTCCAAAGCGGTGGTCACCTGTGTGATTATCGTGCTCTCCGTCCTGGTGTGCTGTCTTCCACTGGGGATTTCCTTAGTGCAGGTGGTCCTTTCCAGCAATGGGAGCTTCATCCTTTACCAGTTTGAACTCTTTGGATTTACccttatatttttcaaatcagGATTAAACCCTTTTATATATTCTCGGAACAGCTCAGGGCTGAGGAGGAAAGTGCTCTGGTGCCTCCAGTACGTGGGCCTGGGTTTTTTCTGCTGCAAACAGAAGACTCGACTTCGAGCCATGGGAAAGGGGAACCTGGAAATCAACAGAAACAAATCCTCCCATCATGAAACAAACTCTGCCTACATGTTGTCTCCAAAGCCCCAGAAGAAATTTGTGGACCAGGCTTGTGGCCCAAGTCATTCAAAGGAAAGTGTGGTCAGTCCCAAGATCTCTGCTGGACACCAGCACTACGGTCAGAGCAGCTCCACCCCCATCAACACTCGGATTGAACCCTACTACAGCATTTACAACAGCAGCCCCTCCCAGGAGGAGAGCAGTCCGCATAACTTGCAGCCAGTAAACTCTTTTGGATTTGCTAGTTCATATATTGCCATGCACTATCACACCACTAATGATTTAATGCAAGAATATGACAGCACGTCGGCCAAGCAGATTCCAGTGCCCTCTGTTTAG